In Trifolium pratense cultivar HEN17-A07 linkage group LG7, ARS_RC_1.1, whole genome shotgun sequence, a genomic segment contains:
- the LOC123899608 gene encoding rop guanine nucleotide exchange factor 5 codes for MDTLSQNSQKKIDGSLSSFTDSSVESRTTSFNGSNSSSSISTSEEAKSNGFSSNTPLGWPILKATLSNSKRLNSDEKENKHKSKLEHSKFTTIDLKISDVDMMKERFAKLLLGEDMSGSGKGVCTALAISNAITNLCATAFGQLWRLEPLPCEKKEMWQREMEWLLSVSDHIVELIPSWQTFPDGKKLEVMTCRPRTDICINLPALRKLDNMLLEILDSFTATEFWYVDQGIVAADADGSGSFRKSIQRQEEKWWLPVPRVPPEGLSENSRKNLNHSRESASQILKAAMSINSIVLAEMEVPESYLETLPKNGRTCLGDFIYRYITSDQFSSECLLDCLDLSSEHTALEIANRLEAAIYVWRRRSHHKSSPSPNRSTTKSSWGIVKDFMLDGDKRELLANRAENILNSLKHRFPGLTQTTLDTCKIQCNKDVGKSILESYSRVLESMAFNIVSRIDDLSYVDDLTKHSDKFALVPHTTVNIVSQQKISRPFSVSVSGTPHKAAFGTPKFSPVPLISPVRGERTPFLHNNNNNNVNNIKPQRRGFGVRRALSNYLGVETKTKTCTNSTEVNCSNPGSKKTEQPEQQCQKETCAAKNKTK; via the exons ATGGATACTTTATCACaaaattctcaaaaaaaaattgatgggTCTCTTTCTAGTTTCACTGATTCAAGTGTTGAGTCTAGAACAACTAGTTTTAATGGATCTAATTCTAGCTCATCAATTTCTACTTCAGAAGAAGCTAAATCAAATGGGTTTTCTTCTAATACTCCTCTTGGTTGGCCTATTCTTAAAGCCACACTTTCCAATTCAAAGCGTTTAAATTCTGATGAGAAAGAAAATAAGCACAAATCTAAATTGGAACACTCAAAATTTACCACCATTGATTTAAAAATCTcag ATGTTGatatgatgaaggaaaggtttGCAAAATTGTTGCTTGGTGAAGATATGTCAGGTTCAGGAAAAGGGGTTTGCACTGCTTTGGCAATTTCTAATGCCATTACTAATCTATGTG CTACTGCATTTGGGCAACTATGGAGACTAGAACCACTACCATGTGAGAAGAAAGAAATGTGGCAGAGAGAAATGGAATGGCTTCTTAGTGTTAGTGATCACATTGTTGAATTAATACCTTCTTGGCAAACATTTCCGGATGGAAAGAAACTCGAG GTAATGACTTGCAGGCCTAGGACAGATATTTGTATCAACCTTCCAGCACTTCGCAAACTTGATAACATGTTACTA GAAATATTAGACAGTTTCACGGCTACCGAATTTTGGTATGTTGATCAAGGAATTGTAGCTGCTGATGCAGATGGTTCGGGCTCTTTTCGCAAGTCTATTCAGCGGCAAGAAGAGAAGTGGTGGCTCCCCGTACCCCGTGTTCCCCCTGAAGGTCTCAGTGAGAACTCTAGAAAGAATTTGAATCACTCAAGAGAAAGTGCTAGTCAAATTCTCAAAGCAGCTATGTCTATCAACAGCATTGTTTTGGCCGAAATGGAAGTTCCCGAGTCATATTTGGAAACACTCCCTAAG AATGGAAGAACTTGCTTAGGAGATTTTATTTACCGATACATCACATCCGATCAATTCTCCTCAGAGTGCCTGCTTGATTGCTTAGACCTATCTTCTGAACATACTGCACTTGAGATTGCAAACCGTTTAGAAGCTGCAATTTATGTATGGCGTCGAAGATCTCACCACAAATCATCCCCTAGTCCCAACCGTTCAACTACAAAGTCATCATGGGGGATAGTCAAGGATTTCATGCTTGATGGAGATAAGAGAGAACTGCTAGCTAATAGAGCTGAAAACATTCTAAATTCATTGAAGCATCGGTTTCCGGGATTAACACAAACTACCTTGGATACCTGCAAGATCCAATGCAACAAG GATGTTGGAAAATCTATTCTCGAAAGCTACTCTAGAGTTTTGGAGAGCATGGCTTTCAACATTGTGTCACGCATCGATGATTTGTCATACGTTGATGACTTGACAAAACATTCAGATAAATTTGCATTGGTTCCTCATACAACAGTTAATATAGTTTCTCAGCAAAAGATTTCGCGTCCATTTTCAGTGTCCGTCTCAGGCACTCCACACAAAGCAGCATTTGGCACACCTAAGTTTTCGCCTGTGCCATTGATCAGTCCTGTAAGAGGGGAGAGAACTCCTTTCCTccacaacaataacaacaacaatgtCAACAACATAAAACCTCAGCGTCGCGGCTTTGGGGTGAGAAGAGCATTGTCAAATTATCTTGGTGTTGAGACTAAAACAAAGACATGTACCAATTCAACTGAGGTTAATTGTTCAAACCCAGGTAGCAAGAAAACAGAACAACCAGAACAACAATGTCAGAAGGAAACATGTGCTGCGAAAAACAAGACAAAATAA